CCATGATTTGAAGTCAAAGCCAGCTTTCAGGGCCAAATTTGGTGTGAAGGATGAGTGGGTCGTGCCGTTTGAGATAGTTCCGATCATTAACCATCCAGATTTTGGAGACAGGTCAGCTGAGAGGATTtgcattgaaaaaaaaatcaagagtcAAAATGAGAGAGATAAGCTTGATGAGGCAAAGAAAACAATTTACAAGGGCGGGTTTTATGAGGGgatcatgattgttggagaaTTCGCTGGTATGAAAGTCCAAGAAGCAAAAGGTCTGATCAGGAGTAACCTTTTGGAGTCAAATCAAGCTGTAGTATATAGTGAACCTGAGAAAAAAGTCATGTCGCGATCCGGGGATGAGTGTGTTGTGGCTTTGACCGATCAATGGTATATCACTTATGGAGAATCAGAATGGAGGAAGGCTGCAGAGGAGTGTCTGGCCAATATGAATCTCTACTCTGATGAGACACGACATGGCTTTGAGCACACTCTCAGCTGGCTTAATCAGTGGGCTTGTTCTCGCAGTTTTGGGCTTGGAACTCGTATTCCTTGGGATGAGGAATTCTTAGTTGAGTCCTTGTCCGATTCCACTATTTATATGGCATATTACACAGTGGCACACTTCTTGCAGAAAGGGGACATGTATGGTAATGATCGTTCTTCAGTGAAACCAGAGCACTTGACAGATGAGGTCTGGGAATTCTTGTTCTGTGATGGGCCTTTTCCTGAAAATTCTTCCATATCTTCTTCTCTTCTAAAGGAGATGAAGCAGGAATTTCTCTACTGGTATCCATTCGATCTTAGAGTTTCTGGCAAGGATCTTATTCAGAATCATCTTACCTTTTGCATCTATAACCACACTGCCATATTCCCTAAGCACCACTGGCCACGTGGTTTCAGATGCAATGGGCATATAATGCTTAACTCTGAGAAGATGTCTAAGTCCACTGGGAATTTCCGAACACTCCGGCAGGCAATTGAAGAGTTTTCAGCTGATGCCACACGCTTTTCTCTTGCTGATGCGGGTGATGGGATGGACGATGCTAACTTTGTCTTTGAAACAGCTAATGCTGCTATCTTACGTCTTACAAAAGAAATAGCATGGATGCAGGAAGTCCTTGATGCAGAGACATCTTTAAGAACTGGGCCTCCATCCACATATGCTGACCGCGTATTTgctaatgaaataaatattgcagTAAGGACTACAGAGAAGAACTATAGTGAGTACATGTTCCGGGATGCTCTGAAAACTGGTTTTTATGATCTTCAGGCTGCCAGAGATGAGTATAGGCTTTCCTGTGGTTCAGGAGGCATGAACCGGGATTTGCTATGGCGATTTATGGATGTTCAAACACGACTTATTGCTCCTATCTGTCCACACTATGCTGAATATGCCTGGAGAAAGCTTTTGAAGAAGGATGGTTATGGCATCAAAGCTGGGTGGCCAGAGGCTGATTTGCCAGATCTTAGCCTTAAGAAGGCCAACAAATATTTGCAAGACACGATTGTCTCGATGAGGAAGCTGCTTCAGAAGCAAGTTTCTGGTTCAAAGAAAGGAAATGCCAATTTGAGTAGCCAAAACAAACCTTCTGTGGGCCTGGTATATGTGGATGAGCAGTATAGTGGATGGAAAAAGGAATGTTTGGGAATCCTGCAGAGGAAATTCGACACTTCAACTGGCTCCTTTGCACCTGACAAAGAAATCCTCTCCGAATTGCAGAAGAGTGAGATCGGGCAACAAGGCAACTTCAAACAAATACAAAAGCTGTGTATGCCATTCTTGAGGTTCAAGAAAGACGAAGTAGTGGCTGTTGGGTTTCAAGCATTGGACTTGAAGCTTCCTTTCGGTGAGATTGAAGTCCTTGAGAAGAACTCGGAGTTGATCAAGAGACAGCTTGGTCTTGAGACATTGGAGATCTTATCTATGACAGATGATGCTCTAGAGAGAGCAGGGCCTCATGCTGCAGTTGTGAAGCAGAATCCTCCCTCACCAGGAAATCCAACTGCTATCTTTCTCTGAGTAAATCATTTTTGCCGCATAAGTTATGTGATGAACAGGTCTTGTTTGAGACCTACATGATGTGATACTCTCGTTTTAGATCTTTCTTGTCCGTGCATTCTGCCTACATTCTATTACTTGCTGACATTCTAGGTCCAAATTAACGGTTTATTTGCTTCAATCTTGATATGGAGCAGCTGCAATCATATCTCC
This window of the Solanum pennellii chromosome 2, SPENNV200 genome carries:
- the LOC107011032 gene encoding leucine--tRNA ligase, cytoplasmic-like, whose translation is MAEESGRSFARRNQLLEIEKQVHNWWTEGDVFKAEPKESPPKVGEKFFGNFPFPYMNGYLHLGHAFSLSKLEFAAAYHRLKGATVLLPFAFHCTGMPIKASSDKLSREISMFGNPPVFPAREEENVETEVKVEMEGNQPAPGGKFKGKKSKAVAKTGGDKYQWEIMRSYGLSDEEIAKFTDPYYWLTYFPPLAVEDLKEFGLGCDWRRVFITTDINPYFDSFVRWQMRKLKASGRIVKDLRYTVYSPLDGQPCADHDRASGEGVIPQEYTLIKMEVVSPFPPKMSALEGKKVFLAAATLRPETMYGQTNAWVLPEGKYGAFEINDTEVFVMTYRAALNLAYQRLSHIPEKPTCLVELSGQDLIGLPLRSPLAFNEIIYTLPMLSVLTDKGTGIVTSVPSDSPDDYMALHDLKSKPAFRAKFGVKDEWVVPFEIVPIINHPDFGDRSAERICIEKKIKSQNERDKLDEAKKTIYKGGFYEGIMIVGEFAGMKVQEAKGLIRSNLLESNQAVVYSEPEKKVMSRSGDECVVALTDQWYITYGESEWRKAAEECLANMNLYSDETRHGFEHTLSWLNQWACSRSFGLGTRIPWDEEFLVESLSDSTIYMAYYTVAHFLQKGDMYGNDRSSVKPEHLTDEVWEFLFCDGPFPENSSISSSLLKEMKQEFLYWYPFDLRVSGKDLIQNHLTFCIYNHTAIFPKHHWPRGFRCNGHIMLNSEKMSKSTGNFRTLRQAIEEFSADATRFSLADAGDGMDDANFVFETANAAILRLTKEIAWMQEVLDAETSLRTGPPSTYADRVFANEINIAVRTTEKNYSEYMFRDALKTGFYDLQAARDEYRLSCGSGGMNRDLLWRFMDVQTRLIAPICPHYAEYAWRKLLKKDGYGIKAGWPEADLPDLSLKKANKYLQDTIVSMRKLLQKQVSGSKKGNANLSSQNKPSVGLVYVDEQYSGWKKECLGILQRKFDTSTGSFAPDKEILSELQKSEIGQQGNFKQIQKLCMPFLRFKKDEVVAVGFQALDLKLPFGEIEVLEKNSELIKRQLGLETLEILSMTDDALERAGPHAAVVKQNPPSPGNPTAIFL